Proteins encoded together in one Spirochaetota bacterium window:
- a CDS encoding flagellin: protein MIINHNVAAIFSHRTLKFHDWNITKDIEKLSSGMRINKAGDD from the coding sequence ATGATTATAAACCACAACGTTGCGGCCATTTTTTCCCACCGCACCCTCAAGTTTCACGACTGGAACATCACCAAGGACATCGAAAAGCTCTCATCGGGCATGCGGATCAACAAGGCCGGCGATGACG
- a CDS encoding PBP1A family penicillin-binding protein, whose product MAKYEGKGTRLSKDGIGNASQAKPPVSEKVKGAIAPAVTLFRRGAATIGGAAMALFGAIRGKIPEKATVKAGAILRSVQVKNAKRYALSAYSITGTLDRAVGAAVDLVRSFVGALRRSPALVAGIAAGVILAFGIILAIDFSRVKSLATFQPSATTKIYDRNGVLVSELFTQKRDVVPLKKIPKDLANAFIAIEDNEYYEHWGVNPKGIVRAFLVNIFSGRIRQGGSTITQQLAKVLMTSQERSYYRKIKEALIAVMMEATYSKDEILSLYLNQIFLGHGSYGVEAAARLYYDKHVWQLNLAECALLASLASAPNQFSPIRHPKRSMQRQKIVLAKMVETGAISVRQAEQAYLDFWPDYLDYLSGLSPSMTAMSSRTNKAPWFTEYVRRELVKRYGAEMVYEKGLQVYTTMDLKKQVAAQETLKKSLDRQSVTSAKLAFRKEDYIVENYSDMIELFSVLFDMPSFKKKGSRQREKINGFIRDEIVEELDALNFLVGMDSVSKFLEKYKETYLEDKNLQRVEGCVISIDHRNGFIEAIVGGSEFTSINQLNRAMQAKRQPGSSIKPLIYAAAIESGEFTPATTVLDSPVVFLDNEGGDWIPENYEGDYSGFVRLRKALALSVNVVSIRISQQLGIEYIMKYLAKLLKFDRTEAKERIQRNFSIALGSMEVSPFELTRAYSIIANGGRDVIPFAIRYVKDREGNILENREEEVQKLLADEEKDGDIQIIKPETAQVLISMMQSVITSGTGGAASPGRPAGGKTGTTNSWKDAWFVGFTPQVTTGVWVGYDKMGLSLGIGQAGGAVAAPIWGDYMREALKDEPVLDFPQFASLQTHEVCDKSGLLPSSDCHDTVEEIFVPGTVPEKTCNVCAGVIGGVRVPKKGPANNISRDQKQTIIQQMEKKKDESIIDHIGDDLLE is encoded by the coding sequence ATGGCTAAATACGAGGGAAAGGGGACACGGCTGTCGAAGGACGGCATAGGCAATGCCTCTCAGGCAAAGCCTCCCGTGTCTGAAAAAGTTAAAGGCGCCATCGCTCCGGCCGTCACCCTGTTTCGCAGGGGCGCGGCAACCATCGGCGGCGCCGCAATGGCCCTGTTCGGCGCAATAAGGGGAAAGATCCCGGAGAAAGCCACGGTGAAAGCGGGGGCGATCCTGAGGTCGGTGCAGGTGAAGAACGCCAAGCGCTACGCCCTGTCCGCCTATTCCATTACCGGCACCCTTGACCGGGCCGTAGGCGCGGCCGTTGACCTGGTCCGCTCTTTCGTCGGGGCTCTGCGCCGCTCTCCGGCCCTGGTGGCTGGCATTGCGGCAGGCGTCATTCTCGCCTTCGGCATCATCCTTGCCATCGATTTCAGCAGGGTGAAGTCCCTGGCCACCTTCCAGCCCAGCGCGACGACGAAAATTTACGACCGCAACGGCGTACTGGTGTCGGAGCTCTTCACCCAGAAGCGCGACGTGGTCCCCCTGAAAAAGATACCCAAAGACCTGGCCAACGCCTTTATCGCCATAGAGGACAACGAATATTACGAACACTGGGGGGTCAATCCCAAGGGGATCGTGCGCGCCTTTCTGGTAAACATCTTCTCCGGCAGGATCAGGCAGGGGGGGAGCACCATCACCCAGCAGCTGGCCAAGGTCCTCATGACCTCTCAGGAACGCAGCTATTACCGTAAAATAAAGGAAGCCTTGATAGCGGTGATGATGGAGGCCACCTATTCCAAGGACGAGATACTGAGCCTCTACCTGAACCAGATTTTTCTGGGCCACGGGAGCTATGGCGTCGAGGCGGCCGCCCGTCTCTATTACGACAAGCACGTGTGGCAGCTGAACCTGGCCGAATGCGCCCTCCTGGCGTCTCTCGCATCAGCCCCAAACCAGTTTTCGCCGATACGCCACCCGAAACGGTCCATGCAGCGCCAGAAGATCGTTCTCGCCAAGATGGTGGAGACGGGCGCAATCTCGGTCAGGCAGGCGGAACAGGCCTATCTGGATTTCTGGCCCGACTATCTTGATTACCTGAGCGGCCTGTCGCCTTCCATGACCGCCATGAGCTCCCGGACCAACAAGGCCCCATGGTTCACCGAGTATGTGCGGCGGGAGCTGGTGAAGAGATACGGCGCCGAGATGGTCTACGAGAAGGGGCTGCAGGTCTACACCACCATGGACCTGAAAAAGCAGGTCGCGGCGCAGGAGACTCTGAAAAAGAGCCTTGACCGGCAGAGCGTGACTTCCGCGAAGCTGGCTTTCCGGAAGGAGGACTATATCGTAGAGAACTACTCCGACATGATAGAGCTTTTCTCGGTCCTCTTTGACATGCCCTCCTTCAAGAAGAAGGGATCGCGGCAGAGGGAAAAGATCAACGGCTTCATCCGCGATGAAATCGTCGAGGAGCTGGACGCGCTCAATTTCCTGGTCGGCATGGACAGCGTGAGCAAGTTCCTCGAAAAATACAAGGAAACCTACCTGGAAGACAAGAACCTCCAGAGGGTGGAGGGGTGCGTCATTTCCATAGACCACCGGAACGGCTTCATCGAGGCCATCGTCGGGGGGAGCGAGTTCACCTCCATCAATCAGCTGAACCGGGCCATGCAGGCGAAGCGCCAGCCGGGATCGTCCATCAAGCCCCTCATATACGCCGCAGCCATCGAAAGCGGCGAATTCACTCCCGCAACCACCGTCCTCGATTCGCCGGTGGTGTTCCTCGATAACGAGGGAGGCGACTGGATACCGGAGAATTACGAGGGGGATTACTCCGGGTTTGTCCGCCTCCGCAAGGCCCTGGCCCTGTCCGTCAACGTGGTGTCCATACGGATATCCCAGCAGCTGGGCATTGAATACATCATGAAGTATCTGGCGAAGCTCCTCAAGTTCGACAGGACCGAGGCGAAGGAGCGCATCCAGCGCAATTTTTCCATCGCCCTGGGGTCCATGGAAGTGAGCCCCTTTGAGCTCACCAGGGCCTACAGCATCATCGCCAACGGCGGCAGGGACGTCATTCCCTTCGCCATCCGGTACGTCAAGGACCGGGAGGGGAACATACTGGAAAACCGCGAGGAAGAGGTGCAGAAGCTCCTGGCCGACGAGGAAAAGGACGGCGACATCCAGATCATAAAGCCCGAGACGGCCCAGGTCCTGATCAGCATGATGCAGAGCGTCATCACCTCCGGGACGGGCGGCGCCGCGTCACCGGGCCGGCCGGCCGGCGGCAAGACCGGCACCACCAACAGCTGGAAGGACGCGTGGTTCGTCGGGTTCACGCCCCAGGTCACCACCGGCGTCTGGGTCGGGTACGACAAGATGGGGCTCTCCCTCGGCATCGGCCAGGCGGGGGGCGCCGTGGCCGCCCCCATATGGGGCGATTACATGCGTGAAGCCCTGAAGGACGAGCCGGTCCTGGATTTCCCGCAGTTTGCATCGCTTCAGACCCATGAGGTATGCGACAAGTCTGGGCTTCTTCCCTCGTCGGACTGTCATGACACCGTGGAGGAGATCTTCGTTCCCGGCACGGTGCCGGAAAAAACGTGCAATGTCTGCGCCGGCGTCATCGGCGGCGTCAGGGTCCCCAAGAAAGGGCCCGCAAATAACATTTCGAGAGACCAGAAGCAAACCATCATTCAACAGATGGAAAAGAAGAAGGACGAGTCGATCATCGACCATATCGGAGACGACCTGCTGGAATAG
- a CDS encoding isochorismatase family protein: protein MDANAFLLKRDDTALIVIDMQERLAAAMNEAVMAQAVKNTAILIETARTFGMPVVVSEQYRKGLGPTLPLLQEKLAGCDVLEKLHFDCTRDDGLDRKIASVGRKTFVVTGIETHVCVFQTALSLLARGYRVVVASDAVASRRKHDWKYSLRALDRAGAIIYPTETISFMLLEKAGTPEFKKLSPLFK, encoded by the coding sequence ATGGACGCCAATGCTTTTTTGCTGAAGCGCGACGATACCGCGTTGATCGTGATCGACATGCAGGAGAGGCTCGCCGCGGCGATGAATGAAGCGGTCATGGCGCAGGCGGTAAAGAATACCGCCATTCTCATCGAGACGGCCAGGACCTTCGGGATGCCCGTCGTAGTTTCGGAGCAATACCGGAAGGGGCTGGGCCCCACGCTTCCCCTGCTGCAGGAGAAGCTCGCCGGCTGCGACGTGCTGGAGAAGCTGCATTTCGACTGTACGAGGGACGACGGCCTTGACAGGAAGATCGCATCCGTCGGAAGAAAGACCTTTGTCGTCACCGGGATCGAGACGCACGTGTGCGTGTTCCAGACGGCGCTGAGCCTGTTGGCGAGGGGATACCGGGTGGTGGTGGCGAGCGATGCCGTCGCCTCGCGGAGGAAGCACGACTGGAAATACAGCCTGCGGGCCCTGGACCGGGCCGGGGCGATAATCTATCCCACGGAGACCATATCGTTCATGCTGCTGGAGAAGGCGGGCACGCCGGAGTTCAAGAAGCTATCGCCTCTCTTCAAGTGA
- a CDS encoding dihydroorotate dehydrogenase electron transfer subunit, with protein sequence MKEKPRPVSQDHYLLEFEGCVETSLPGQFLNIRVSDRIDPLLRRPFSIFNHERDIISCVIRTVGKGTEILARRDPGKMDLLGPLGTGFTLVSGSRVLIAGGGVGNAPLYYLARKLAASRCDITFIYGARSREYIYLPDRFRDTVGRFIVATDDGSEGERGLVTDIAASLFRKERYDMVYTCGPGPMMKALTALAGTTPIEVSVENYFGCGIGLCSGCVIETTGGRKRACVDGPVFNGAAINWSEMPD encoded by the coding sequence ATGAAAGAAAAACCCCGTCCCGTGTCACAAGACCATTATCTTCTTGAATTTGAAGGCTGCGTGGAGACGTCCCTGCCCGGCCAATTCCTCAACATCCGCGTATCAGACCGGATAGACCCGCTCCTCAGGCGGCCCTTTTCCATATTCAACCATGAGCGGGACATCATCTCCTGCGTCATTCGCACCGTGGGAAAGGGGACGGAGATCCTTGCCCGCCGCGATCCGGGAAAGATGGATCTGCTGGGCCCCCTCGGCACAGGGTTCACCCTGGTGTCCGGCAGCAGGGTCCTCATCGCCGGCGGCGGCGTGGGCAACGCCCCCCTCTACTATCTGGCCAGGAAGCTGGCGGCATCCCGCTGCGACATCACCTTCATATACGGCGCCCGGTCCCGGGAGTACATCTACCTGCCGGACCGTTTCCGGGACACGGTGGGCCGCTTCATTGTCGCGACAGACGACGGGTCCGAGGGAGAACGGGGGCTCGTGACCGACATCGCCGCCTCTCTTTTCAGGAAGGAACGCTACGACATGGTCTATACCTGCGGTCCCGGGCCCATGATGAAGGCCCTGACAGCCCTCGCCGGGACCACGCCGATCGAGGTATCGGTGGAAAACTACTTCGGCTGCGGCATCGGCCTCTGCTCCGGGTGCGTCATTGAAACGACCGGCGGCCGGAAGCGCGCCTGCGTTGACGGGCCGGTATTCAACGGCGCCGCGATCAACTGGAGCGAAATGCCAGATTAA
- the thpR gene encoding RNA 2',3'-cyclic phosphodiesterase, giving the protein MTNKEHMTRCFFALPAHGVQEALGPVYGDLNRFSRALKTVEPENYHITLKFLGVTGESALARLRDDFRALDPGVRAIPFTLHGLGAFPDVRRARVVWCGLDLDRAVVERVRLLIENLADKHGFRKEARPFQPHLTLARVKKEMRLPPECAEFVTARKDTVFGKSAFDRIVLFKSELRKEGPLYTVLEEKVLS; this is encoded by the coding sequence ATGACGAATAAAGAGCACATGACACGGTGTTTCTTCGCGCTGCCGGCCCACGGCGTTCAGGAAGCCCTCGGCCCGGTTTACGGGGACCTGAACAGGTTCAGCCGCGCCCTTAAAACGGTCGAGCCCGAGAACTATCACATAACCCTGAAGTTCCTGGGCGTTACGGGTGAGAGCGCCCTTGCGCGCCTGCGCGATGACTTCAGGGCCCTTGATCCCGGCGTCCGGGCCATACCTTTCACGCTCCATGGCCTCGGGGCGTTTCCCGACGTCAGGAGGGCCCGCGTGGTCTGGTGCGGCCTTGACCTGGACAGGGCGGTCGTGGAACGGGTGCGGCTTCTCATCGAGAACCTTGCCGATAAACACGGCTTTCGGAAGGAAGCCAGGCCCTTTCAACCGCACCTCACCCTGGCCCGCGTAAAAAAGGAAATGAGACTCCCGCCGGAGTGCGCGGAATTCGTGACGGCGCGGAAAGACACGGTTTTCGGGAAATCGGCGTTTGACCGGATTGTCCTGTTCAAATCGGAGCTGAGAAAGGAGGGGCCCCTCTACACGGTTCTGGAAGAAAAGGTATTATCATAG
- a CDS encoding potassium channel protein, translating into MKNLGKSFTLLFIIIAVGVSGYYVIEGMTLFEAFYMTMITISTVGFQEVQPLSTAGRALTIVIISGGITTAAYTIGTLVRTFVEGEMKKTLGRRKVEKKISHLNNHYIICGYGRIGSLICKELSEHGQNFVVIENDPSAIERMEADRVLYLPLDATVDGSLIEAGIMNARGIVTAVGSDADNVFIALTAKGLRPDIFILARASDEVNEIKLKRAGASRVVSPYLIGGKRMAHVLLRPTVVDFMDIAAAERDLGLQMEEFHVMAGSHLVGKNLVESNLRKEYGVIIVLIKKHGGELIFNPQPAEVLEADDTLVVLGTIDDMKRMGSEILGSR; encoded by the coding sequence ATGAAAAACCTCGGAAAATCATTCACCCTGCTTTTCATCATCATCGCCGTCGGCGTTTCCGGCTATTATGTCATCGAGGGCATGACCCTTTTCGAGGCCTTTTACATGACCATGATCACCATCTCCACGGTCGGCTTCCAGGAAGTGCAGCCCCTGTCGACCGCCGGACGGGCCCTCACCATCGTCATCATCAGCGGGGGGATCACCACCGCGGCGTACACCATCGGGACCCTCGTGAGGACGTTTGTCGAAGGAGAAATGAAAAAAACCCTCGGGAGAAGGAAAGTGGAAAAGAAGATATCCCATCTGAACAATCATTATATCATCTGCGGGTACGGCCGCATCGGGAGCCTCATCTGCAAGGAGCTTTCAGAACACGGCCAGAACTTCGTGGTGATCGAGAACGACCCCTCGGCGATCGAGCGCATGGAGGCCGACCGGGTTCTCTACCTGCCCCTGGACGCCACCGTTGACGGATCGCTCATCGAGGCGGGCATCATGAACGCCCGGGGGATCGTGACCGCCGTCGGGTCGGACGCGGACAACGTCTTCATAGCCCTGACCGCGAAGGGGCTCAGGCCCGATATCTTTATCCTGGCCCGGGCGTCGGACGAGGTCAACGAGATCAAGCTGAAGCGCGCCGGCGCCTCGCGGGTGGTGTCGCCCTACCTCATCGGCGGCAAGAGGATGGCCCACGTGCTGCTTCGACCCACGGTGGTCGACTTCATGGACATCGCCGCCGCCGAGAGGGACCTGGGGCTTCAGATGGAGGAGTTCCACGTCATGGCGGGCTCCCACCTGGTGGGGAAAAACCTGGTGGAGAGCAACCTCCGCAAGGAATACGGGGTCATTATCGTGCTTATCAAGAAGCACGGCGGCGAGCTCATATTCAATCCCCAGCCCGCCGAGGTTCTCGAGGCCGACGATACGCTGGTCGTGCTCGGTACGATCGATGACATGAAGCGGATGGGGAGTGAAATACTGGGCTCCCGGTGA
- a CDS encoding response regulator, producing MSVDFENKTEEKLSVSSEYAIFEALKHPVSIIGKEGLIIYGNRAYHDFFDAGNGEIRLDWEHPFFPEYRKRIAQSYLAALHGTEKRCFAIVNSPSGNHLPVEIYLFPMFAGDSVASILALMIIVDDRLLSFDRSTLSIISEENFRYDNLHFEFSPMPIVRVNEDMQIIKCSHSIEGFTGYSAEELLNEKTVTFDILFGPDADKVRKAITGLVSGQTTFQRIGEARVTAREEEKKIANLTLYPIVEDKEITAIEIIMEDITKVKELKDQINAANRIRLFTDITKGFLHSLNNTVNVILNKTQLLMQITEKDSVIEGIQMMEESALEIAGQVKRIQNFIGSAQETGDSVTEPLVDVIEDAIEFSKMQFKVYNIDNMKTIRVDKKYFSNVYINTNTRLLREIITSIILKVSNTIQKTGTIGITLRQNHDLHLSVEAEKDTGAAAQTPPPAFVNIFSGIDIRQVAEVINMKIIEEESPEIYAIKAIIPSRILINREKQEAKESAYRLRDLDIIVVEDEVPLQKILFELFDKMGNRVFICDDGRKAIEEFRRKPYDVVITDYGIPGITGIELSARIKEIKEDTITVLLSGWMLDNIKGYKNVVDLFLPKPFKLDDLLKKISRILGEKRGS from the coding sequence ATGAGTGTTGATTTCGAAAACAAGACGGAAGAGAAACTGTCCGTTTCTTCCGAGTATGCCATTTTTGAGGCGTTGAAGCACCCTGTTTCGATCATCGGCAAGGAGGGGTTGATCATCTATGGCAACAGGGCGTACCACGATTTTTTTGACGCCGGCAACGGCGAGATCCGCCTCGACTGGGAGCACCCGTTTTTCCCGGAATACCGCAAGCGCATCGCCCAGTCGTACCTTGCGGCGCTGCATGGAACCGAAAAACGCTGCTTTGCCATCGTCAATTCCCCCAGCGGAAACCATCTCCCGGTGGAAATATACCTCTTTCCGATGTTCGCGGGAGACTCCGTCGCCTCGATCCTGGCCCTCATGATCATTGTCGACGACCGTCTCCTTTCCTTCGACCGGTCGACACTGTCGATCATCTCCGAGGAAAACTTCCGGTACGACAACCTCCACTTTGAATTTTCACCGATGCCGATCGTGCGCGTCAACGAGGACATGCAGATCATAAAATGCAGCCACTCCATCGAGGGCTTCACCGGCTACAGCGCCGAAGAACTGCTGAACGAAAAGACCGTCACCTTCGACATCCTATTCGGTCCGGACGCTGACAAGGTAAGGAAAGCGATAACCGGCCTGGTCTCGGGGCAGACCACGTTCCAGCGCATCGGCGAGGCGCGGGTGACGGCCAGGGAAGAAGAAAAAAAGATCGCGAATCTCACCCTCTATCCCATCGTGGAAGACAAGGAGATAACCGCGATCGAGATCATCATGGAAGACATCACCAAGGTCAAGGAACTGAAGGACCAGATCAACGCCGCGAACCGCATACGGCTCTTCACCGATATAACCAAGGGATTCCTCCATTCCCTCAACAACACGGTAAACGTCATCCTGAACAAAACCCAGCTCCTGATGCAGATCACGGAAAAGGACTCCGTCATCGAGGGCATCCAGATGATGGAGGAATCGGCCCTGGAGATCGCCGGCCAGGTGAAGCGGATCCAGAACTTCATCGGCAGCGCCCAGGAAACGGGGGATAGCGTCACCGAGCCCCTCGTTGACGTCATAGAGGACGCCATCGAATTCTCGAAGATGCAGTTCAAGGTCTACAATATCGACAACATGAAAACGATCCGGGTGGACAAAAAATACTTTTCCAACGTGTACATCAACACCAACACCCGGCTGCTGCGGGAGATCATCACGTCCATCATCCTGAAGGTCTCCAACACGATACAGAAGACCGGCACCATCGGCATCACCCTGCGCCAGAACCACGACCTGCACCTCTCCGTCGAAGCCGAGAAGGACACCGGGGCCGCGGCTCAGACTCCACCGCCCGCCTTCGTCAACATATTCTCCGGCATCGATATCCGGCAGGTCGCCGAAGTCATCAACATGAAAATCATCGAGGAAGAGTCCCCCGAGATATACGCCATCAAGGCGATCATCCCGTCGCGCATCCTCATCAACCGGGAAAAGCAGGAAGCGAAGGAGAGCGCGTACCGGCTCCGCGACCTCGACATCATCGTGGTGGAGGACGAGGTGCCGCTCCAGAAAATACTGTTCGAGCTGTTTGACAAGATGGGCAACCGCGTGTTCATCTGCGACGACGGCAGGAAGGCGATCGAAGAATTCAGGCGGAAACCCTATGACGTGGTGATCACCGATTACGGCATCCCCGGCATCACCGGCATAGAGCTCTCGGCCCGCATCAAGGAGATCAAGGAGGACACCATAACGGTTCTCCTGTCGGGGTGGATGCTCGACAACATCAAGGGGTACAAAAACGTCGTTGACCTTTTCCTTCCGAAGCCCTTCAAGCTGGACGACCTGCTGAAGAAAATATCCAGGATCCTGGGCGAGAAGCGGGGCTCCTGA
- the mnmH gene encoding tRNA 2-selenouridine(34) synthase MnmH has translation MKEITYHESLSIDDRVYIDVRSPLEFAEDHISGSINIPLFGDDERKEVGTIYRMAGRDTAIERGTEIVGEKLRELVKSFLPYRERSIVLLCARGGMRSRSLGSLLDSLGLRVFKLDHGYKGYRRHVLERLKIITAPATLFVLQGLTGSGKTDIIRNFPWSIDLEEMAGHRSSVFGSIGIVQKSQKRFESLLLDRLRDLQGAPYCLIEGESRKIGDLHIPETLYGLMAVSPVIYLDTPMERRVDIIFDEYHPHCDDRNIPAIVESLFPKLGRGTVDHLLELYRAGHIREFIRIMLEKYYDPLYRHSLQRKEFIATVHNTSTAGAIDELKERMAAYCSQHKDPAHL, from the coding sequence ATGAAAGAAATAACGTACCACGAATCATTATCCATTGACGACCGCGTCTATATCGACGTGCGATCCCCCCTGGAGTTTGCGGAAGATCACATCAGCGGCTCGATCAACATCCCCCTCTTCGGCGACGACGAGCGGAAGGAGGTGGGCACCATCTACCGCATGGCCGGCAGGGACACCGCCATCGAGCGCGGCACCGAGATCGTCGGGGAAAAGCTCCGGGAACTGGTGAAGTCGTTTCTGCCGTACCGTGAAAGGAGCATCGTGCTCCTGTGCGCCCGCGGCGGCATGCGCTCCCGATCGCTGGGATCCCTCCTTGATTCACTGGGCCTGCGCGTATTCAAGCTGGACCACGGGTACAAGGGCTACCGGCGCCATGTCCTGGAGCGGCTGAAAATCATAACCGCGCCGGCGACCCTTTTCGTCCTGCAAGGACTCACCGGATCCGGCAAGACCGATATCATCAGGAACTTCCCCTGGTCCATCGATTTGGAAGAGATGGCCGGCCATCGCAGCTCCGTGTTCGGAAGCATCGGTATCGTGCAGAAGAGCCAGAAGCGCTTCGAGAGCCTCCTCCTGGACCGTTTGCGCGACCTTCAGGGCGCCCCTTATTGTCTCATCGAAGGGGAGTCGCGTAAGATCGGGGACCTGCACATCCCGGAAACGCTCTACGGGCTGATGGCGGTATCGCCGGTGATCTATCTTGACACGCCCATGGAGCGGCGCGTGGACATCATCTTCGACGAGTATCATCCCCACTGCGACGACAGGAACATTCCGGCCATCGTGGAAAGCCTCTTTCCGAAACTGGGCCGCGGCACCGTCGATCACCTGCTGGAACTGTACAGGGCGGGCCACATCAGGGAGTTCATACGGATCATGCTCGAAAAGTATTACGATCCCCTCTACCGTCATTCGCTCCAGCGCAAAGAATTCATCGCAACGGTTCACAATACATCAACGGCCGGCGCAATCGATGAGCTGAAGGAGCGCATGGCGGCCTATTGTTCGCAGCACAAGGACCCGGCCCACCTGTAA
- a CDS encoding NUDIX domain-containing protein, with the protein MQNNSITTMELLEVWDWETGLPTGDSVARDVAHRDGVPHEAVHLWILRDVHMQPEMLFQLRAPHKENYPNCLDITVGGHVPYGFAGNKIVKEAREEVGITPDKKNLTDLGWYRYEERTGPLFQRELQHVYILRDDRDLFQYRFPDGEVTGIFAVGLGDLKTILAGDSAIEVLGFNGREPVRKKVGRADFHPQLFHISMAPYMRVIIGAAEELAAGVTVTVKMPEL; encoded by the coding sequence ATGCAGAATAATTCAATCACCACCATGGAGCTTCTTGAAGTCTGGGACTGGGAAACGGGCCTGCCCACGGGAGACTCAGTCGCCCGCGACGTCGCCCACCGTGACGGCGTTCCCCACGAAGCGGTCCACCTCTGGATCCTCCGCGACGTCCACATGCAGCCGGAAATGCTCTTCCAGCTCCGGGCCCCTCACAAGGAAAACTATCCCAACTGCCTGGACATCACGGTGGGCGGCCATGTCCCCTACGGCTTCGCCGGCAACAAGATCGTCAAGGAAGCGCGGGAGGAGGTGGGGATCACCCCCGACAAAAAAAACCTGACCGACCTCGGATGGTACCGCTACGAGGAGCGGACCGGCCCTCTCTTCCAGAGGGAGCTGCAGCACGTCTACATCCTCCGCGACGACCGCGATCTCTTCCAGTACCGTTTTCCCGACGGCGAGGTGACGGGTATTTTCGCGGTGGGCCTCGGCGACCTGAAGACGATACTGGCCGGCGACAGCGCCATCGAGGTGCTCGGCTTCAACGGCAGGGAGCCGGTGAGGAAAAAAGTCGGCCGGGCCGATTTCCATCCCCAGCTCTTCCACATCTCGATGGCGCCCTACATGCGGGTCATAATCGGCGCGGCGGAGGAGCTGGCCGCCGGAGTCACGGTGACCGTGAAAATGCCCGAGCTGTAA
- a CDS encoding STAS domain-containing protein: protein MVINHTEMFNGRGAIVEIDGPLDSVSSPGFEDYINKLLARNIVFILFDSGKLEYVSSEGIGLLLFLQRKIYETNGFFVIFNMPDEIMSLYTLLGFDKVFRIAKDRAEAVQVMDRQMELRKKGLKEEPPAAPAEEVTIGPVDSMEPLEEPAPPPKPEEKPEIGPETDAPGPEPAPPGIQQRARIVECANCKSLMRVSRDGDYLCPHCNREFTVKSQEPAKRPVEPAAGSAFGSIIVECKKCKSLIRIKKPGSYRCPDCKTAFKVAEDQTVKF, encoded by the coding sequence GTGGTTATCAATCATACGGAAATGTTCAACGGCCGAGGGGCGATAGTTGAGATAGACGGGCCCCTGGACAGCGTTTCCAGCCCCGGCTTTGAGGATTACATCAACAAGCTCCTGGCGCGGAACATAGTCTTCATCCTTTTCGATTCGGGCAAGCTTGAATATGTCAGCTCCGAGGGGATCGGGCTGCTTCTCTTTTTGCAGAGGAAGATTTACGAGACGAACGGCTTTTTCGTCATCTTCAACATGCCCGATGAGATCATGTCGCTCTATACCCTTCTCGGTTTTGACAAGGTCTTTCGTATCGCAAAGGACCGCGCCGAGGCGGTCCAGGTGATGGACCGCCAGATGGAGCTGCGGAAAAAAGGACTGAAGGAAGAGCCGCCCGCGGCGCCGGCGGAAGAGGTCACGATCGGGCCCGTTGATTCCATGGAGCCCCTGGAGGAACCGGCCCCGCCGCCGAAGCCCGAGGAGAAGCCGGAGATCGGGCCCGAAACCGACGCCCCGGGACCGGAGCCTGCGCCGCCGGGGATACAGCAGCGGGCGCGGATCGTGGAATGCGCCAACTGCAAGTCCCTGATGCGCGTGAGCCGCGACGGGGACTATCTCTGCCCCCACTGCAACAGGGAGTTCACCGTGAAGAGCCAGGAGCCGGCGAAGCGGCCGGTGGAGCCCGCCGCGGGCTCGGCCTTCGGCTCCATCATCGTCGAATGTAAAAAATGCAAGTCCCTGATCCGCATCAAGAAGCCGGGCTCCTACCGGTGCCCCGACTGCAAGACGGCCTTTAAGGTCGCCGAAGACCAGACGGTGAAGTTCTGA